The following is a genomic window from Nicotiana tabacum cultivar K326 chromosome 3, ASM71507v2, whole genome shotgun sequence.
ATAGCCGACTTCCACGTTAATCAGTAGTCTagtttttaaaaagaaaagggtTCGTGGTGCATATCTAACACTAAAAATGGATTCTTAAAAGTGCTTTTCGAAAAATTGTAACTGAAGCATATACACAGAACAAAAAGTTTTAGATTAAgcatatacataaaaataatcaTGTTAGGCACTAGAATGCTTCAAGATACATAAATTTTTCAGTCTAAAACTGGCATTTTGTCATGCTTCCCTTCAGTGATCCAGTATAAAATAACTCTATAGTTGACTTAATGCACAGAATTCAATAAAGAAGAAAGTTATTCAGCCAAACAAAAAATATGTTTTATACCTTATATTCATAATATGCATCATAAGATCAATTTCTGCCAATAAATTGGAGAGATAACATACCTCTTGCTTGAACTGCTTCATCCCTTGTGCAGCATCGGATCTCAGAACTTTAATGGCAACGGGTGTGTGATCAAGTTTCGCTTTGTAAACAGGGCCATATCCACCTTCACCAATCTTCTCTGAATTTGAGAAGTTTTTGGTGGCGGCCTCAATCTCTTCTATTGTGTATTTCCTATAGCAGAGATCGCTCCGAGATAGATCATTTAATGCTAGATTCTTTTCTTCTGTCTCTCGCTTGGCCTTCAACTCCGCATACTTTCTTCTTTTTGCTTCTATCTCAGCCAACTTTTGTGCTTTTTGAGCAGCTTCAATGGCAGCTCTGCCTTTCGCTTTTTCCATCTCAGCACTAGCGAGAGCTGCCTCTTCAGAAATACGGGCTTGTTTGAACCTACTTGCTTCTTCCATTTTCCATTGATGAAGCTCTTTAGCCTGAAAATTAGAAGACATTACATATGTAACTCCGATAAGTAGAAAAAACGAGACTTAGCATGAAACATGTGAAACTTATCCAAGGATAAGAAGAGGGAGAAAGCTAATTAAGAAAAACTTCTTACTTTCCAGTTCGTGTTTCAGAGGGCTTGTGTGGGATCAGAGACACAGTAACAACTTGTTCAGAAACTTACAAACGATTGAAAATGCACGTATTACTTTTTAATTCATACATTGAACTAATAATATGTGTCTTATCATTCTTCTATATAAAAGTTTTGATCTTATGGTGTTGCTTGGATGCAGCCATGTGGTCCTGGCGTTGGTTGCCCGAAGAATctttattactttatttttaatttactaTACAAGTTCAGTTGAAACATGGAACCCCTGATCTAGATATCTgccttgttttaaaaaaaaaattcaaagtaaCAATGGACTGAATATTCACTTCCACAAATGTTAGTTAACATTGAAGAAACAGATTTCAGGCATCACTAGCATCTATGTTGCTCCAACGCTCTGAAAATGTCATCTGGTGCGTCCCCAATCCTCCAAAACTAGTGTATTTTCGGAGGATCTGACACGGATGAGGCAGCATTTTTGAGAGTCCACTCAACATAGACCAGCATTTAGCCCTATTAGCTCTTTCAAAGTGCATCTCCGGTATTTCTAAGTTTATACCTAGAAAACACATGTAAGGAACTTTAATTTGCAGAAGGCTGGTTTTTACATGCCGTTTGTCTAATAGTTTAAATGACTTTTAATCTTGCGGTTCTAGACACTTAAAAAGTTATACCGTTTGGTTTGCCGAGACAGCTTCTTTGCAAGCTGTGTTATACATATCCAAGGTTTGCCTTAGCTCTAGCTTTAATCTGTTCATCTCAGCTTCCCACTGCATATAGCAATTGATGAAGAATATATTACTAAATGAAACTGCTTTTTCTTTCACAACAATCAAAATAGTTAAGAATGTCTATATTCATATTTCACTTACTGAAGATGAGGAGCAACAATTGTCTTTTACTGAAACTTGAGTGAAATCAAGATTTTGAGTTGTGATATCCACTGATCCATGGCTAAGAGGTGCAAAGAGACCTCTATCATCAGACGGAGAACTGCGGCTATATGAATTCTTGGGCTCTTTAGTATGAACGTCAAGATTGTCCATTGATGCATTAGATGGTCCAATTTTGGGCTTCATCATTTCAGAACCTACAATATTTTGCTCTGGCCTCGTATATACTGACCTGTTTCGTAGCATTAGTTTATTAAAGCTCAACACAAACAAGAATTATCACCATCTCTTATAGAGCATCAGAATTTAAGCTGTTAGTCTATGCAGTTTTCAACAGTCAAACTTCTAATGATTTGCAGTTTAAACTAGGGGCACTGATTAAACTTACTTTCACTTAGCCACGTCGGATAAGTTTGTGTATAATGACAAACTAAGTCTTCATAGTAaaatatttggaaaaaaaaagtaaCAAAAGACATTTCGATGGCATTGATTTTAACATCTTTAATAactaatattttctttttacacCAAGGTATGTCTAATAATTGGAGTACTCAGTGACTGGAAATTGCcaaaattactggaaatgaatACAATGAATTAGAATTGCTTAAGATTCATTTTGCATAAGTTATGACAAGTTTACTGGTGATTCTTGGGGTTTAATTCGGATACCTAGTAGCATCATGAGAAGTTAAAGTGACAATCTTTGGTTAAATCATTCTTGAAGACAAGCATACAAACAGTAGATATAGCTTCATTTCTGTTTTCATGTGCTCGCTAATTTAAATGCACTTGGGCTCAAAAGTATCTGTGAATTTTAAGGCTATTGGTAGTGTAGGAAGACTCGCCCTAGCCACTACAGTGACCCCGATCCCGACCCTGACGCTAGCTGAGAAGCACCTTTCACTTTTCCATTTGCTGAAAATCTGCTCACCCGGTTTATCCTTTCAGATTCCCTCACCCAAATTCATAAGAAATAGGCCCAGCTGCCTTGCCTTAACCTGTCCTCAGACAGCTCATATTTCATTGAAATGTTTGCCGAATATTTTTCTCAGTAAAATTTTCAGAGTTAAGGACAATAAGCAGTCAGTGCGCGAGTTTTTCCCAAGCTCAACAATACTAAAAAGAAGGTTGACCAGAACACATTCTCAGTTATTTGGTACCTGGATACATCTGATGATTCAGAGTAATTACTTAGCCTAGCTGCTGACCACGGTTGGGAAGATGGTAGCGTTGATGACAAAGAACTAGCAAAAGGTTTTGCTGCTGGTCTGACTGACTGTTGCTTTCCTTTCGAAATCACGTATACAGTACAGAAATCTGGTGCAGACTTGTTTATGATAGTTGGCACATCATGACTCCAAAATTTCCTgcaaaatagaaagagaaacaTCATCCGTAAGGTATTTATCCACAAATCAAAGGGAGTACATGCAAGGGAAAAAGTAATTGATCATACGAACCTGGATAGAGCACTCCTTGATGATGCACCAAGAACAATGTTGGTGACGCGGTGGCTGTTAATATAGTCTAGAAGTCCCTTAGACACTTCAATATCCTCAATGACAACCTCCTTCACTGCTATCTTTACCGATCATTTGAACTTGAAGTtagatttaatcaacaattcaagaGTGATATAAACCTATTTTTCTCACTTTGTTATGTAAGATGCTGCGTAGGTACGTAATATATTGCTCGAATGGTGCAAAATGCATTTACGCTAAGATACGATGGTTTGTTACCTTACAGGTCTCTTATAGGATGAGCAGTCTTTAAGCTTTGTTGACCTAAGTTTCTCACGTATGAATCTTATTGTTTTTGCTAGTATTGACGTGTATAAATTATTTCAAGCTCTTCTATAGGGCATTCATATAGCAAAATTGTCATCGAGGAAGAAGGCATAACACGAACAGAAAGATACAAGTTCTTAATTTAATATGCATTTTCTCAAAAGCACCACATGAACTTGTTTTATGTATTCTAGTCTACTAAATTGATTAACGTACCCCTTTACGTGCAGAGTAAGCCCTAAAAGGTGTAAAGACCTTAGGAGTATCTTGATCACTCAATCCGCGATTTGAACCTTGAACAACACCATTCTCTACAAAGTAAGCAGAAATACCATCATAAAGAATACATATAGAAGGCATATGTCATTAACATTCAATTAGGGAAGCAAACGGAGCAACACGGGTGAAGCCTTACACTGCAAAAGTTTTCACCCACCCTACCCCTCTTAGCATTTCTCTCTATTTTCAACTCGCCCCGCCTTCTTAAGTTTTCTTTTATACCCAACTTTATGAGAAACAGGTTCAAGAAATGGGTGCATTCAACAGTAAAAATTGTTAATTTTCATTTAACCTACCCCTGCTTTTGATTTTCAGAAAATACTTAGTTTTTACCCGTCCAAACCCGCTCCCCAGATAAGAGGTCCACTGTCTTGTCCTATCGTGTTTATGATTTGCCCGCCCCGCCCCATTGCCATCTCTGCATTCAATGACTAGCTTGAATGCTGAAATAGATATAAACTTTTAATCCACTTCTTTTTTTCTCAAAAGAGAGTTCTTCTACATTACCAACTTGGGAAATTAAGAAAACCAGCAGTATAGGATACCATGATGAGACTATATTGAAATAATGCAAGTTCTTGATTCAATTGAACAATCAAATGAAAAGAGAGCGATAAAATTAAAGGAGAGGAAAATATGATGAAAGAGGGAGGGTACCTACGATTTGTTGAGTTCTTTATCCGAACATGGACTAACACAAGCGTCGGATTGCTCATCACGAGATGATCAACAGCCCATTTGACAGCAGAGGCGCTGTGCTTGTCTTTATCAATGGCCACAATGGTGGGGTGGCTACCATCATCCGACGAAAATGACAAAGGCATTTTCTGTtcattcacaacaacaacaacaccaacaacaaaaaaTTGTTACCCTTTTTGTGCGGAATAATATTCCGAGGAAGGGATTCAATAGAACCCCTTGTGACTACCAAAAAGAgttattctcttttcctttctaaATCTTAATGGAGAAACGGAATAAGAGAAACAAGAGAAAACATGTCTCTATTCTTTTCTACGTGGAATCTTAACAGTTCGAAACCAAAGCATCAAATGTCATTGGTGTTAAACAAAAGATTGTCTTGCCGCCAAAAATGGTGGCTAATCTGCCTTTGCGTCTCCCTCCGTACATTTTTTCAGTGTGTTTGACCAAAGGAAGACTACATTTTGGTCCAAGTTATTTTTTGTTCTCTTATAAAATAAACGGAAAATAGAAcaatatctatctatatataataaaagtggCATAACCATAAAAAGCCAGGTGGCAttattaagacaaaataaactacttTTTTAACtaaaaccttttaaaattttgaattaattggttactctatttcaattaataatataaatatcttataattagctatTAAGAAAACGAAAATATTAAAAAACATAACTatccattcaaattggggagtagtttcaagttggacttataaaattattttaaaattaaaaataaaaaataagaaaaaattaaattgcctacaataaaaaacgaaaatattaattaaaaaaataacctATTCAAGTTGGggaatagtttcaagttggagttttaaattattttaaaataaaaaacgaaaataaagaataaaaaattgTCAATTCAAATTGGGGTATCGTTTCAATTTGGAGttataaaactattttaaaataaaaaaacagaaataaagaaataaaaaattaccAATTTAAATTGAGGAGTAGTttctttcttttatatatatatatatatatatatatatatatatatatatccacatACACAGAAGTAAATAATTATATGATGTTAAGTGGTATTACCATAAGACGCTAAGTATAGATTTTTAGGACAAAGCTCAAAAACAATTggtgttttaaaattattttaaataaaaaatgaaatttgaaaaagtaaaaaattgcCAACTCAAATTtgagagtagtttcaagttggagttttaaaacaaaataaactacctttctaactaaaaaaaatttaaatattaattttgaattaattgattactatatttgaattaataaatatagatattttacaattagctataataaaaaaaaagaaaaaaaattacccattcaaattggggagtagtttcagtttggagttttaaaaataaaaaacaaatgaaaaaaataaaattagctaTAATAAACAAtggaaatatataaataaaagaattcACATTCAAATTGGTGAGTAGTTTCaatttggagttttaaaattattttaaaataaaataataaaataaaactttctattcaaatgaaaaatataaaaagtcaagtggcattgttaagacaaaatatttttcaagtggCATTCAAACTGggggtagtttcaagttggagttttaaaattaaaaaacaaaaaataagaaaaaaataaattggcTAAAGTAAAAAAtcgaaaatatttaaaacaaaatacatattgaAGTTGAGGAGTAGTTTTTGTCACTCCCTTTCTAACTaaaaaaacctttaaattttaaattttgacataattggttactctatttgaGTTAATAAATAAAGATTCTTATAATTAGCTATAATTAAAACAAAAAGGCAAAAAACTAttcattcaaattggggagtagtttcaagttggagctttacaaatattttaaattgaaaaaatgtcacgacccggtttaaccaccctcgggagtcgtgatggcgcctactagtgaaagctaggcaagccaaccaactgaatTAGTTACCTTGTTTCCATTCCAAATTCATTAACAATTAAGAACTAAGAGTTAATAATCAACAAAATTTAATAAGTGGAAGATTTAATAACACTGTTAATACcattccataacaaatctacccaagactggtgtcgcAACTTCACAAActgtctaagagtactacaattaaaggtctgaaagaaataatagAACACTAACTCTGGAAATACAAAAGAAACAGGAATAATAGatggaaggagacgccaaggcctgtggacgcctgcaggactatctTGGGTCGCCAGATGAACGCGAAgcagcaatctcactgcggtccgaagtctacaacattggaatctgcacaaaagagtgcaaagtgtagtatcagcacaaccgatcccatgtgctggtaagtgtctggcctaaccccagcgaagtagtgatgaggctaggaccagactaccaaataaacctgtgcagttatataatgtACAGCGAAAAGTAAAGcagaaataaataattaaagatgggagggggaaaacatgcttcggggaataacaggtaacaacagaatatcaataGGATTATAAAGGAACCGAAATCCaactactaacaaggataagaaaaacaaaggcagaattcactttcatttcacatcttgtttcaggcgtgcaacccaatcccatttcatttatctcgttgCAAGTgtgtcacccgctcccatttcatttatcttgtggcaggcgtgccacccgctcccatttcacatatcttgtggcaggcgtgccacccgctcacatttcacatatcttgtggcatgcgtgccacccgctcccattttatatatcttgTGGAAGGCatgtcacccgctcccatttgctatatcttgtggcaggcgtgtcacccgctcccatttgcTATATCTTGTGGCacgcgtgccacccgatcccagttACAaatcaacaataatcacaaagaattctggcaagggaacaataagtgaacaacaatatcctggcaagggaatcaataatatcataataaaaacaagtaacaacagaaaatcattaaataaacgtaaaggacaacataactcaattatcagcaagatttaggaaaatcaaggacaagtgcacggcatcccccttcgtgctttaacactctcttaccaaaataataatcacaagaaataagggcaaggaaataaatgaaatcgcAATAAAaccccgacaagggaacaacagtACAACAATCGAAACCCGGcgagggaacaatatcaaaatcctcttctcttttccttttcacatttacttcacaactcactttacaatttgagccaatgctctataaggttcaattgccaattatacttcctcaattcattttacaatgagccaacgctcttcaatattcaaataccaatattacttccacaagccttgctcaacaatagaaattatcacaaaaggcatgaacaatacaaacggagtcacattaattatagtataagactcacgggcatgcttgacaccaacgtatagatactcgtcaccatgcctatacatcgtactcaacaaataacacatagcaaatagacacaactcttaatccctcaagctaaggttataccaaacacttacctcaaagccaCGAGCACAATCAAGcttcaactaccgctttacctcttggttCCACTTCCAACTCGCTTGTAtttagccacaatttacttaataacattaataaatgctaaatataccaattctaatgcatgaaaatatattttctagtgttttacccaaaaagtcaaaaatcgtctTGGGGCCCACAtagtcaaaacctgaggttcgaaccaataCCCGATtgcccattcacccccgagcccggatatataattggttttggaatccgacctcaatttgaggtctaactccccaaatttcaatatttttagttttttttcccaaagttcccaattccaccatgaaaaccctagattctaggatgaaatcttgtaaaaagaagttaaggagtaaagaaaatgagttagaaatcacttaccaatgtttggagaagaaatgttgtttgaaaaatcgcctcttatgtttttggggttttgaaaaatgaaaaataactgaaaatcccgtatTAATATACCTATCTCAGAccctctgtgcggaccgcacaaaatcgagtgcggtcgCACAGCTCTCCATGCggactgcagtgacatgctttagtatttttgcCATAACTTTTCCTATAAatatccaaattgtgatttctttacctctatggaaactagacacgaaggctacaactttagtttttgaattatctcaaaattccttgtagatcaaaagatataggcttccgaagtcagaccagtgaacctatgcggaccgcacaaaatcgagtgcggccgcacagccctcACCGTGGACAACACTAAAACCAATGCGGTCAGCACTGGCGGGTTTAGAGAtttgcacttctctgaacctgcaacatccatgttttaagcctaagacatcctggtacctacccgaaactcacccgagccctcggaactccaaactaagtgtgcatactaactcaaagacatcatatggacctactcgtgcgataacatcatcaaaataacatgtaaaattatgaatcaaacctcaaaactcaacattttcatcaagaactctcaaagttcataactcttcaaccggaagtccaactcacgtcaaataaactccattttttttaccaaatttcacagttatctttcaaatactataacaagtttgtaccgggctccggaaccaaaatacgggcccgataataatggtttcaaacattaattcttttcttcatttcttagataattcagtaaaacaatttctttcaaaaattgatttctaaggcttgggacctcggaattcattttcgggcatacgcccaagtcccatattttacttcGGACCTCCCAAGATCGTCGGAACATggatccgggtccatttgctcaaaatgttgaccaaagtcaaccataattaaattttaactctagaaatttctatttctcatattttcacatagaaggct
Proteins encoded in this region:
- the LOC107800847 gene encoding U-box domain-containing protein 35 → MPLSFSSDDGSHPTIVAIDKDKHSASAVKWAVDHLVMSNPTLVLVHVRIKNSTNQNGVVQGSNRGLSDQDTPKVFTPFRAYSARKGIAVKEVVIEDIEVSKGLLDYINSHRVTNIVLGASSRSALSRKFWSHDVPTIINKSAPDFCTVYVISKGKQQSVRPAAKPFASSLSSTLPSSQPWSAARLSNYSESSDVSRSVYTRPEQNIVGSEMMKPKIGPSNASMDNLDVHTKEPKNSYSRSSPSDDRGLFAPLSHGSVDITTQNLDFTQVSVKDNCCSSSSWEAEMNRLKLELRQTLDMYNTACKEAVSANQTAKELHQWKMEEASRFKQARISEEAALASAEMEKAKGRAAIEAAQKAQKLAEIEAKRRKYAELKAKRETEEKNLALNDLSRSDLCYRKYTIEEIEAATKNFSNSEKIGEGGYGPVYKAKLDHTPVAIKVLRSDAAQGMKQFKQEVQVLGLMRHPNMVLLLGACPEYGCLVYEFMNNGSLEDRLFRKGNTPPIPWEIRFKIAAEIATGLLFLHQAKPEPLVHRDLKPANILLDSNYSCKISDVGLARLVPPSVADCVTQYHMTSAAGTFCYIDPEYQQTGKLGTKSDIYSLGVMLLQIITARPPMGLTHHVERAIENGTFADILDPTVPNWPMEETLNYAKLSLKCAELRKKDRPDLGSVILPELNKLKELGMNSKPSTDS